The Leucobacter rhizosphaerae genome includes a region encoding these proteins:
- a CDS encoding MraY family glycosyltransferase has protein sequence MLAYLVAFVVAAAVTAVASYAVLRVSRRFGLAPEVRARDVHSTPTPRLGGIAMLIGLLAAFGIASTQRAFESLFTEGTQIWALLGACAIVAAVGILDDLLDLDWMIKLAAQLAATGLLAWNGVQIVSLPFGDTLIVGSPVVNFVITVFLMTLVMNAVNFVDGLDGLVAGVAIIANSLFFIYTLLLSAQMGQVDSVTFASLIAAVVVGICAGFLPFNWHRARMFMGDTGALLVGLLMATSTVSVTGQLNPALLDQKLVLAAYIPIILPIAVLALPLADFSLAVIRRLKAGTSPFTADRLHLHHRLLDMGHSPVQAVLIFYLGTAVLSVAVLLVFTMQSFTLPIIVLVAGGAVCAVLLCFPLQRVRAAAAQRGLLPLTRRVHSDSAVRAADADSQTAARPIPGRANERTPE, from the coding sequence GTGCTGGCGTACCTGGTGGCCTTCGTCGTCGCGGCGGCCGTGACCGCGGTGGCGTCGTACGCGGTGCTCCGGGTCAGTCGACGGTTCGGGCTCGCGCCCGAGGTGCGCGCCCGCGATGTGCACAGCACCCCGACCCCTCGGCTCGGCGGCATCGCGATGCTCATCGGACTGCTCGCCGCGTTCGGGATCGCGAGCACGCAGCGGGCGTTCGAATCGCTCTTCACCGAGGGCACTCAGATCTGGGCGCTGCTCGGGGCCTGCGCCATCGTGGCCGCGGTCGGGATCCTCGACGATCTGCTCGACCTCGACTGGATGATCAAGCTCGCGGCCCAGCTCGCCGCGACCGGCCTGCTCGCCTGGAACGGCGTGCAGATCGTGTCCCTGCCGTTCGGAGACACCCTCATCGTGGGATCGCCCGTCGTGAACTTCGTGATCACGGTATTCCTCATGACCTTGGTGATGAACGCCGTGAACTTCGTCGACGGCCTGGACGGCCTGGTCGCCGGGGTCGCGATCATCGCGAACTCCCTGTTCTTCATCTACACGCTGCTGCTCAGCGCCCAGATGGGCCAGGTCGACTCGGTGACGTTCGCGAGCCTCATCGCGGCCGTGGTCGTCGGGATCTGCGCCGGGTTCCTCCCGTTCAACTGGCACCGCGCGCGCATGTTCATGGGGGACACGGGAGCGCTCCTCGTCGGCCTCCTCATGGCGACCTCGACCGTGTCGGTGACGGGCCAGCTCAATCCGGCGCTGCTCGACCAGAAGCTCGTGCTCGCGGCCTACATCCCGATCATCCTCCCCATCGCGGTGCTGGCGCTGCCCCTCGCGGACTTCTCACTCGCCGTGATCCGGCGCCTCAAGGCGGGTACGAGCCCGTTCACCGCGGATCGCCTCCACCTGCACCACCGCCTGCTCGACATGGGCCACTCGCCCGTGCAGGCCGTGCTCATCTTCTATCTCGGCACGGCGGTGCTCTCGGTGGCCGTGCTCCTCGTCTTCACCATGCAGAGCTTCACCCTGCCGATCATCGTGCTCGTCGCCGGCGGCGCCGTGTGCGCCGTGCTGCTGTGCTTCCCGCTGCAGCGGGTGCGTGCTGCTGCCGCCCAGCGGGGCTTGCTACCGTTGACACGACGAGTGCACTCGGACTCCGCCGTGCGCGCGGCCGATGCCGACTCTCAGACCGCAGCTCGACCGATCCCGGGTCGCGCGAACGAAAGGACTCCCGAGTGA
- a CDS encoding 3-oxoacyl-ACP reductase produces MSDPALPDSHAAGQDEPGPVRMPTSQPLLVRALRWGIIATVALIVLFAGIGWLVSENRGLAGGVLGAAIGGVLLGITVGSIAFANRYIASPSYIVVFFVIVLGAWLLKFIGFIVAAVLLRDQPWLDPTVMFFGIISGVLVSIVIDVLVIAKSRIPYVSDAA; encoded by the coding sequence GTGAGTGACCCAGCTCTGCCCGATTCCCACGCCGCGGGACAGGACGAGCCGGGCCCCGTCCGGATGCCCACGTCGCAGCCCCTCCTGGTGCGCGCGCTGCGCTGGGGGATCATCGCAACCGTCGCACTCATCGTGCTGTTCGCGGGGATCGGCTGGCTCGTCTCCGAGAACCGCGGGCTCGCCGGCGGGGTGCTCGGCGCCGCGATCGGGGGAGTGCTGCTCGGGATCACCGTGGGGAGCATCGCCTTCGCGAACCGCTACATCGCGAGCCCCTCGTACATCGTCGTGTTCTTCGTGATCGTGCTCGGCGCGTGGCTGCTGAAGTTCATCGGCTTCATCGTGGCAGCAGTGCTGCTGCGGGATCAGCCGTGGCTGGACCCGACCGTCATGTTCTTCGGGATCATCTCCGGGGTGCTCGTGTCGATCGTGATCGACGTGCTGGTCATCGCAAAATCGCGCATTCCATATGTATCCGATGCCGCTTAG
- the atpB gene encoding F0F1 ATP synthase subunit A: MALFANAVQFVTPSLPAAEDGEFHPPSLNEFFPEALWFEGTPFEINRIMLIRIIMVVVLLVLFWLGTRKMRVIPTRGQSLTEMAMDFVRVNIAEDLLGKKDARRFLPILMTMFFLILAFNITGIIPFMNIAASSVVGFPLVLAIISYVVFIYAGVKKSPGKFFKNSLFPAGVPWVMYIIVTPIEFLSTFIMRPVTLALRLLMNMLVGHLLLVLFFAATQFFLFSADGIFKLFGVGTFAFGFAFTLFEILVAVLQAYVFTLLTAVYIQLALAEEH, encoded by the coding sequence ATGGCGCTGTTCGCTAACGCTGTGCAATTCGTGACCCCCAGTCTGCCCGCCGCCGAGGATGGTGAGTTCCACCCGCCGTCCCTGAACGAGTTCTTCCCCGAAGCGCTCTGGTTCGAAGGTACGCCCTTCGAGATCAACCGCATCATGCTCATCCGCATCATCATGGTCGTGGTGCTGCTCGTCCTCTTCTGGCTCGGCACCCGCAAGATGCGCGTGATCCCGACCCGCGGTCAGTCGCTGACCGAGATGGCGATGGACTTCGTCCGTGTGAACATCGCGGAGGACCTGCTCGGCAAGAAGGACGCGCGTCGCTTCCTCCCGATCCTGATGACGATGTTCTTCCTCATCCTGGCGTTCAACATCACGGGCATCATCCCGTTCATGAACATCGCGGCCTCATCGGTCGTCGGGTTCCCGCTGGTCCTGGCGATCATCTCCTACGTGGTCTTCATCTACGCCGGTGTCAAGAAGAGCCCGGGCAAGTTCTTCAAGAACTCCCTCTTCCCGGCCGGTGTGCCGTGGGTCATGTACATCATCGTGACCCCGATCGAGTTCCTCTCGACCTTCATCATGCGCCCGGTCACCCTGGCCCTCCGACTGCTCATGAACATGCTGGTCGGCCACCTGCTGCTGGTGCTGTTCTTCGCAGCCACCCAGTTCTTCCTCTTCAGCGCGGACGGCATCTTCAAGCTGTTCGGTGTCGGCACCTTCGCCTTCGGCTTCGCCTTCACCCTCTTCGAGATCCTCGTCGCTGTGCTGCAGGCCTACGTCTTCACACTCCTCACCGCCGTCTACATCCAGCTCGCGCTGGCTGAAGAGCACTAA
- the atpE gene encoding ATP synthase F0 subunit C, whose protein sequence is MSVLAEISGNIATVGYGLAAIGPAIGVGIVVGKTIEGVARQPELAGRLQVLMWIGIAFTEMLALIGIATYFIFTS, encoded by the coding sequence GTGTCTGTTCTCGCTGAAATCTCGGGCAACATCGCAACCGTCGGTTACGGTCTCGCTGCCATCGGCCCCGCCATCGGTGTGGGTATCGTTGTCGGCAAGACGATCGAGGGCGTCGCTCGTCAGCCCGAGCTCGCCGGCCGCCTCCAGGTCCTGATGTGGATCGGTATCGCCTTCACCGAGATGCTCGCGCTCATCGGTATCGCGACGTACTTCATCTTCACCTCGTAG
- a CDS encoding F0F1 ATP synthase subunit B, which yields MLNAVIFAAAEEGAAPNPLIPAWYDIIWSSVAFIIILVAFWKIFLPKLQAMLDARAEAIEGNIAKADEAQAKAEAALQEYTAQLASARQEAGEIRESARADATKIVAKAKEDATAEQARIAHAAQAQIEAERQSAAVSLRKDVGSLAIDLASGVVGVTLADDQKASALVDRFLADLEASEKAAQ from the coding sequence ATGCTCAACGCAGTAATCTTTGCCGCTGCTGAGGAAGGCGCGGCTCCGAACCCGCTGATTCCCGCGTGGTACGACATCATTTGGTCGTCCGTCGCATTCATCATCATCCTCGTTGCCTTCTGGAAGATCTTCCTTCCGAAGCTGCAGGCGATGCTCGATGCACGTGCTGAAGCCATCGAAGGCAACATCGCCAAGGCAGACGAGGCCCAGGCGAAAGCCGAAGCTGCGCTGCAGGAGTACACCGCGCAGCTGGCCAGCGCTCGCCAGGAAGCTGGCGAGATCCGCGAGTCCGCTCGCGCCGACGCCACCAAGATCGTGGCGAAGGCCAAGGAGGATGCCACGGCCGAGCAGGCCCGCATCGCCCACGCCGCCCAGGCGCAGATCGAGGCCGAGCGCCAGAGCGCCGCGGTTTCGCTGCGCAAGGACGTCGGATCCCTCGCCATCGACCTCGCCTCCGGTGTGGTCGGAGTCACGCTGGCCGACGATCAGAAGGCGTCCGCGCTGGTCGATCGTTTCCTCGCGGATCTCGAAGCGTCCGAGAAGGCGGCTCAGTAA
- a CDS encoding F0F1 ATP synthase subunit delta, which translates to MGSASREALAQARTSVHAGIGQSAGTELLTAVGQIAQSPALASALGDPSAPVESKTQVVERLFGALSAGARGVLVAAVSGRWSTTDEFVEGVEELGLRAEALTNPELADELLAVADLVDRNHELQLSLGSKLIGAEGKVSLVQQLLNGKVSASAVAVVSHLVAQPRGRRLDASLRRAARVVADQEGSELATVTVAAPLSSEQQTRLARLLEQSAGRPVKVTTVIDPTLIGGVRIQLADDVIDGSIRARLDDLRQQLAA; encoded by the coding sequence ATGGGCAGCGCGTCACGTGAAGCACTGGCCCAGGCCCGCACGTCGGTGCATGCCGGGATCGGCCAGAGCGCCGGAACCGAGCTGCTGACCGCGGTCGGCCAGATCGCCCAGTCTCCAGCCCTCGCTAGCGCCCTCGGGGATCCGTCGGCACCGGTGGAGAGCAAGACCCAGGTGGTCGAGCGTCTCTTCGGCGCGCTTTCCGCTGGCGCGCGCGGCGTGCTCGTCGCTGCGGTCTCGGGCCGCTGGTCCACCACCGATGAGTTCGTCGAGGGTGTTGAGGAGCTCGGCCTTCGCGCCGAGGCGCTGACCAACCCCGAGCTCGCCGACGAGCTGCTCGCGGTTGCCGATCTCGTCGATCGCAACCACGAGCTGCAGCTCAGCCTCGGCAGCAAGCTCATCGGCGCAGAGGGCAAGGTCAGCCTCGTCCAGCAGCTGCTGAACGGCAAGGTCTCGGCCTCCGCCGTCGCCGTCGTCAGCCACCTCGTCGCTCAGCCGCGCGGCCGTCGTCTCGACGCCTCGCTGCGCCGCGCGGCGCGTGTGGTCGCTGACCAGGAGGGCAGCGAGCTCGCCACGGTCACCGTCGCGGCACCGCTCTCCTCGGAGCAGCAGACCCGGCTCGCACGTCTGCTTGAGCAGAGCGCAGGTCGACCCGTGAAGGTCACCACCGTGATCGACCCCACCCTCATCGGCGGTGTGCGCATCCAGCTCGCCGATGACGTCATCGACGGGAGCATCCGGGCGCGCCTGGATGACCTCCGACAGCAGCTCGCAGCATAG
- the atpA gene encoding F0F1 ATP synthase subunit alpha: MAELSISPDEIRNALKDFAASYEPAQANKTEVGTVLDAADGIAHVAGLPGVMANELIRFADGTLGLAQNLEEDEIGVVVLGEFTDVAEGQEVTRTGEVLSVPVGEGYLGRVVDPLGKPIDGLGEITNLEGRRALELQAPGVMQRKSVHEPLQTGIKAIDAMIPVGRGQRQLIIGDRQTGKTAIAIDTIINQKSNWESGDVTKQVRCIYVAIGQKGSTIASVKGALEDAGAMEYTTIVASPASDPAGFKYLAPYTGSAIGQHWMYGGKHVLIIFDDLSKQAEAYRAVSLLLRRPPGREAYPGDVFYLHSRLLERCAKLSDELGAGSMTGLPIIETKANDVSAYIPTNVISITDGQIFLQSDLFNANQRPAVDVGISVSRVGGDAQVKSIKKVSGTLKLELAQYRSLEAFAMFASDLDATSRKQLARGARLTELLKQPQYTPYPVEEQTVSIWAGTKGFLDDVPVEDILRFEREFLDYLARNSEVLATLRATNVLDDDTVAELESKIATFTSEFRTSAGQSLAEQFDAIDEAEIQQEQLVVTKK; encoded by the coding sequence ATGGCAGAACTCTCCATCAGCCCGGACGAGATCCGGAACGCGCTGAAAGACTTCGCAGCGTCATACGAGCCGGCCCAGGCGAACAAGACCGAGGTCGGAACGGTGCTCGACGCCGCTGACGGCATCGCGCACGTCGCCGGTCTCCCGGGCGTTATGGCGAACGAGCTCATCCGCTTCGCGGACGGCACGCTCGGACTCGCGCAGAACCTCGAAGAGGACGAGATCGGTGTCGTCGTCCTCGGCGAGTTCACCGATGTGGCCGAGGGCCAGGAGGTCACCCGCACGGGTGAGGTCCTGTCCGTCCCCGTCGGCGAGGGCTACCTCGGCCGCGTGGTCGACCCCCTGGGCAAGCCGATCGACGGCCTCGGCGAGATCACGAACCTCGAGGGCCGCCGTGCGCTCGAGCTCCAGGCGCCCGGCGTCATGCAGCGCAAGTCGGTGCACGAGCCGCTGCAGACCGGCATCAAGGCCATCGACGCGATGATCCCTGTCGGCCGCGGCCAGCGTCAGCTCATCATCGGTGACCGCCAGACCGGCAAGACGGCGATCGCGATCGACACGATCATCAACCAGAAGTCCAACTGGGAGTCCGGCGACGTCACCAAGCAGGTGCGCTGCATCTACGTGGCGATCGGTCAGAAGGGCTCGACCATCGCTTCGGTGAAGGGCGCACTCGAGGACGCCGGCGCGATGGAGTACACCACCATCGTGGCGTCCCCCGCATCGGATCCCGCGGGCTTCAAGTACCTCGCCCCCTACACCGGTTCGGCCATCGGTCAGCACTGGATGTACGGCGGCAAGCACGTCCTCATCATCTTCGACGACCTGTCGAAGCAGGCCGAGGCCTACCGCGCCGTGTCGCTCCTTCTGCGCCGTCCGCCGGGCCGCGAGGCCTACCCGGGTGACGTCTTCTACCTGCACTCGCGTCTCCTCGAGCGGTGCGCGAAGCTCTCCGACGAGCTGGGCGCCGGTTCGATGACGGGTCTCCCGATCATCGAGACGAAGGCGAACGACGTCTCCGCGTACATCCCGACCAACGTGATCTCGATCACCGACGGCCAGATCTTCCTCCAGTCGGATCTGTTCAACGCGAACCAGCGTCCCGCGGTCGACGTGGGCATCTCGGTGTCCCGAGTCGGCGGCGACGCGCAGGTCAAGTCGATCAAGAAGGTCTCCGGTACGCTCAAGCTCGAGCTCGCGCAGTACCGCTCGCTCGAGGCCTTCGCGATGTTCGCATCCGACCTCGACGCGACGAGCCGCAAGCAGCTCGCACGTGGCGCTCGCCTGACCGAGCTCCTCAAGCAGCCGCAGTACACCCCGTACCCGGTTGAAGAGCAGACCGTGTCGATCTGGGCCGGTACCAAGGGCTTCCTGGACGACGTGCCGGTGGAGGACATCCTCCGCTTCGAGCGCGAGTTCCTGGACTACCTGGCTCGCAACTCCGAGGTGCTCGCCACGCTCCGCGCGACGAACGTCCTCGATGACGACACCGTCGCCGAGCTCGAGAGCAAGATCGCGACCTTCACGAGCGAGTTCCGCACCTCGGCTGGCCAGAGCCTGGCCGAGCAGTTCGACGCCATCGACGAGGCCGAGATCCAGCAGGAGCAGCTGGTCGTCACCAAGAAGTAG
- a CDS encoding F0F1 ATP synthase subunit gamma, with translation MGAQLRVYRQKIRSAQTTKKITRAMELIAASRIQKAKARVEASTPYATAITRAVSAVATHSNTDHPLLTEAETVERAAVVIFTSDRGLAGAFNSQVLREAEELTELLREEGKDVVYYLIGRKAQGYFSFRRRASERVWTGDTENPTFETGSEVAEALLEVFSRPAAEGGAQEIHLVYNRLISMVSQVPQVHRLLPLQIVEGVAEASDGPAPLYEFEPDADAVLDRLLPAYIESRVFNAMLESAAAKHAATQKAMKSASDNADTLIRDYTRLANNARQAEITQQISEIVGGADALSG, from the coding sequence ATGGGAGCGCAACTTCGGGTCTACCGGCAGAAGATTCGTTCTGCCCAGACGACCAAGAAGATCACCCGTGCGATGGAGCTGATCGCGGCATCTCGCATTCAGAAGGCGAAGGCACGCGTCGAGGCCTCAACCCCGTACGCGACCGCGATCACTCGCGCCGTCTCGGCCGTCGCCACGCACTCAAACACCGATCATCCGCTGCTCACCGAGGCCGAAACGGTCGAGCGGGCGGCCGTGGTGATCTTCACCTCAGACCGCGGTCTCGCGGGCGCCTTCAACTCGCAGGTGCTGCGCGAGGCGGAGGAGCTCACCGAGCTGCTCCGCGAAGAGGGCAAGGACGTCGTGTACTACCTGATCGGCCGCAAGGCCCAGGGGTACTTCTCGTTCCGCCGCCGGGCTTCCGAGCGCGTCTGGACGGGTGACACCGAGAACCCGACCTTCGAGACGGGAAGCGAGGTCGCCGAGGCACTGCTCGAGGTGTTCTCCCGCCCCGCCGCCGAGGGTGGCGCGCAGGAGATCCACCTCGTGTACAACCGCCTGATCAGCATGGTCAGCCAGGTGCCCCAGGTGCACCGACTGCTGCCGCTGCAGATCGTGGAGGGTGTCGCCGAGGCCTCCGACGGCCCCGCCCCGCTGTACGAGTTCGAGCCGGACGCTGACGCGGTGCTCGATCGTCTGCTTCCCGCCTACATCGAGTCGCGCGTGTTCAACGCGATGCTCGAGTCCGCCGCAGCGAAGCACGCTGCGACGCAGAAGGCGATGAAGTCGGCGAGCGACAACGCAGACACGCTGATCCGCGACTACACCCGCCTCGCGAACAACGCGCGTCAGGCGGAGATCACCCAGCAGATTTCCGAGATCGTGGGCGGCGCTGACGCGCTGTCCGGCTAA
- the atpD gene encoding F0F1 ATP synthase subunit beta: MTETAAVATEATQVVGRIARVTGPVVDIEFPHDAIPAVYNKLETAISLGEGQEAFTLVLEVAQHLGDNLVRAIALKPTDGLVRGQEVTDTGGPITVPVGDITKGKVFDVAGNVLNLPDGEQIEVSERWSIHRTPPAFDQLESKTQLFETGIKVIDLLTPYVQGGKIGLFGGAGVGKTVLIQEMIQRVAQDHGGVSVFAGVGERTREGNDLIHEMEEAGVFDKTALVFGQMDEPPGTRLRVALSALTMAEYFRDVQKQDVLLFIDNIFRFTQAGSEVSTLLGRMPSAVGYQPNLADEMGILQERITSTRGHSITSLQAIYVPADDYTDPAPATTFAHLDATTELSREIASKGLYPAVDPLTSTSRILDPRYLGEDHYRVATTVKQILQKNKELQEIIAILGVDELSEEDKITVARARRIQQFLSQNTYMAKKFTGVEGSTVPLKETIESFDAIAKGEFDHVAEQAFFNVGGISDVEENWAKMQKDLD; the protein is encoded by the coding sequence ATGACCGAAACCGCCGCAGTGGCGACTGAGGCCACCCAGGTTGTCGGGCGGATCGCTCGAGTAACCGGCCCCGTCGTCGACATCGAGTTCCCCCACGATGCCATCCCCGCCGTGTACAACAAGCTCGAGACCGCCATCAGCCTCGGCGAGGGCCAGGAGGCGTTCACGCTCGTCCTCGAGGTTGCACAGCACCTCGGTGACAACCTCGTCCGCGCCATCGCGCTGAAGCCGACCGACGGCCTCGTCCGCGGCCAGGAGGTCACCGACACGGGCGGCCCCATCACCGTTCCCGTCGGCGACATCACCAAGGGCAAGGTCTTCGACGTTGCCGGCAACGTGCTGAACCTGCCCGACGGCGAGCAGATCGAGGTCTCCGAGCGCTGGAGCATCCACCGCACGCCCCCGGCCTTCGATCAGCTCGAGTCGAAGACGCAGCTCTTCGAGACCGGCATCAAGGTCATCGACCTCCTCACCCCGTACGTGCAGGGTGGCAAGATCGGTCTGTTCGGTGGTGCCGGTGTCGGCAAGACCGTGCTGATCCAGGAGATGATCCAGCGCGTGGCTCAGGATCACGGCGGCGTGTCGGTGTTCGCCGGTGTCGGCGAGCGCACCCGTGAGGGCAACGACCTCATCCACGAGATGGAAGAGGCCGGCGTCTTCGACAAGACCGCACTCGTGTTCGGCCAGATGGATGAGCCGCCGGGAACGCGTCTGCGCGTCGCCCTGTCGGCGCTGACCATGGCGGAGTACTTCCGCGATGTGCAGAAGCAGGACGTGCTGCTCTTCATCGACAACATCTTCCGCTTCACGCAGGCGGGTTCCGAGGTCTCGACGCTGCTCGGCCGTATGCCCTCCGCCGTGGGCTACCAGCCGAACCTCGCCGACGAGATGGGCATCCTGCAGGAGCGCATCACCTCGACCCGTGGCCACTCGATCACCTCGCTGCAGGCGATCTACGTCCCCGCGGACGACTACACCGACCCGGCTCCGGCCACGACCTTCGCGCACCTCGATGCGACGACCGAGCTCTCCCGTGAGATCGCGTCGAAGGGTCTGTACCCCGCCGTGGATCCGCTGACCTCGACCTCGCGCATCCTCGATCCCCGCTACTTGGGCGAGGATCACTACCGCGTGGCCACCACCGTCAAGCAGATCCTCCAGAAGAACAAGGAGCTGCAGGAGATCATCGCCATCCTCGGTGTCGATGAGCTCTCCGAAGAGGACAAGATCACTGTGGCACGCGCTCGTCGCATCCAGCAGTTCCTCTCGCAGAACACCTACATGGCGAAGAAGTTCACCGGTGTCGAGGGCTCGACCGTGCCGCTCAAGGAGACCATCGAGTCGTTCGATGCGATCGCCAAGGGCGAGTTCGATCACGTCGCCGAGCAGGCCTTCTTCAACGTCGGTGGTATCTCCGACGTCGAGGAGAACTGGGCGAAGATGCAGAAGGATCTGGACTAA
- a CDS encoding F0F1 ATP synthase subunit epsilon, with translation MASLNVSVVSADREVWKGTASQVIAKTVEGEIGILGGHEPLLALLAQGEVRVTTASGEKVKVEAEGGFLSVDHDTITIVAGKASVA, from the coding sequence ATGGCATCCCTCAACGTGAGCGTCGTCTCGGCCGATCGTGAGGTCTGGAAGGGCACTGCCTCCCAGGTCATCGCGAAGACCGTCGAGGGCGAGATCGGCATCCTGGGCGGGCATGAGCCCCTCCTCGCGCTGCTCGCGCAGGGCGAGGTGCGCGTGACGACCGCCAGCGGTGAGAAGGTGAAGGTCGAAGCCGAGGGTGGATTCCTCTCGGTGGATCACGACACCATCACCATCGTCGCCGGCAAGGCCTCCGTCGCGTAG
- a CDS encoding ribokinase, protein MPGPIVVLGSANLDFVVRTPARPGPGETVFGSAFTTVPGGKGLNQAIAARRAGGAVCMCGAVGMDAWGEVLRDTLRADGVDVSTLATVPGDSGTAHITVQGSGENSIIVVPGANASVTTLSAPAAELIAGAAALVMQFELPQSVLLEAAAHARRHGVRTVLTPAPVLDPVPGLLDLIDIVVLNEHEVTRLSGLPDIEDATRALSGSRTVITTLGADGCLLAAHGEIVRRFAAPAVATVDSTGAGDTFVGVCVARLVAGDPLPRAIEWATVGAGISVTRAGATSSMPTWAEITAVGLT, encoded by the coding sequence ATGCCGGGCCCGATCGTCGTGCTCGGGAGTGCGAACCTCGACTTCGTGGTTCGCACTCCCGCGCGACCCGGGCCCGGCGAAACTGTGTTCGGCTCCGCCTTCACGACGGTGCCCGGTGGCAAGGGATTGAACCAAGCCATCGCGGCTCGTCGCGCCGGCGGGGCCGTGTGCATGTGCGGTGCCGTCGGCATGGACGCCTGGGGCGAGGTGCTCCGTGACACGCTCAGGGCCGATGGCGTCGATGTGTCGACCCTCGCCACAGTGCCCGGCGACTCCGGTACCGCGCACATCACTGTGCAGGGCTCTGGCGAGAACTCGATCATCGTGGTTCCGGGGGCGAACGCCAGTGTCACGACCCTCTCGGCACCCGCCGCCGAGCTGATCGCGGGGGCCGCCGCCCTGGTGATGCAGTTCGAGTTGCCGCAGTCGGTGCTGCTCGAGGCCGCTGCGCACGCGCGCCGTCACGGCGTGAGGACCGTGCTCACCCCGGCCCCCGTGCTCGACCCCGTGCCGGGGCTCCTCGATCTCATAGACATCGTGGTGCTCAACGAGCATGAGGTGACCCGGCTCTCGGGCCTCCCCGACATCGAAGACGCGACCCGCGCGCTGAGCGGATCCCGCACCGTGATCACCACCCTCGGCGCCGACGGCTGCCTGCTCGCGGCGCACGGCGAGATCGTGCGGCGCTTCGCGGCACCGGCGGTCGCGACCGTCGACTCGACCGGCGCGGGGGACACCTTCGTGGGGGTGTGCGTCGCGCGCCTGGTCGCCGGGGATCCGCTGCCCCGCGCCATCGAGTGGGCCACGGTCGGTGCGGGCATCAGCGTGACCCGGGCGGGTGCGACCTCGTCGATGCCCACGTGGGCGGAGATAACCGCCGTCGGTCTCACGTGA
- a CDS encoding YaaA family protein, whose protein sequence is MLIILPPSETKRTGGSRAARDPELRHQDPLGSARSRVRRALEAVSLDEDAAAKALKLGVKARGEIAHNRVLDSSGRLPAGERYSGVLYDALDVPSLAPGARAWLDAHVAVQSALFGLISVADAIPAYRLSASSRLPELDGSLKAVWRDAHAEVDWAAFGWVLDLRSKDYAELAPLPEGAGAALHVAQRSASGEVRALNHFNKAAKGDLVRRLAASEARIESEADLIAWASEHGLSLGRPDSDGPLTLVTELGVPGQVAR, encoded by the coding sequence ATGCTGATCATCCTGCCCCCGTCCGAGACCAAGCGCACGGGGGGCTCGCGAGCCGCCCGCGACCCGGAGCTCCGGCACCAGGATCCCCTCGGCAGTGCACGGTCGCGGGTGCGCCGTGCACTCGAGGCCGTGAGCCTCGACGAGGACGCGGCCGCGAAGGCGCTGAAGCTCGGGGTCAAAGCGCGGGGTGAGATCGCGCACAACCGGGTGCTCGACTCTTCCGGGCGGTTGCCGGCCGGCGAGCGCTACTCGGGGGTGCTCTACGACGCCCTCGACGTTCCGTCGCTCGCCCCCGGGGCCCGCGCCTGGCTCGATGCGCACGTCGCCGTGCAGTCGGCGCTCTTCGGGCTCATCAGCGTCGCCGATGCGATCCCCGCGTACCGTCTGTCGGCGAGCTCGCGCCTTCCGGAGCTCGACGGCAGCCTGAAAGCGGTGTGGCGCGACGCGCACGCCGAGGTCGACTGGGCTGCGTTCGGCTGGGTGCTCGATCTCCGCTCGAAGGACTACGCCGAGCTCGCGCCCCTTCCCGAGGGCGCCGGTGCCGCGCTCCACGTGGCGCAGCGGAGTGCGTCGGGGGAGGTGCGCGCCCTGAATCACTTCAACAAGGCCGCCAAGGGCGACCTGGTGCGCCGGCTCGCAGCGTCAGAGGCGCGCATCGAATCGGAGGCCGACCTCATCGCCTGGGCATCGGAGCATGGACTATCGCTCGGACGACCCGACTCGGACGGGCCGCTGACCCTCGTGACGGAGCTCGGGGTGCCGGGCCAGGTCGCCCGGTGA